In a genomic window of Deinococcus aestuarii:
- a CDS encoding peptide chain release factor 3, whose translation MTTPELMNEIARRRTFAIISHPDAGKTTITEKLLLYGGAIQEAGSVTAKEGRSHTKSDWMSIEQQRGISISSSALTFEYGGRHINLLDTPGHQDFSEDTYRTLTAADSALMVLDAARGVQTQTEKLFAVCRNRGIPILTFVNKMDRPALDPFDLLSQVEGTLKITAVPLTWPIGDGPDFKGVYDLQTGQVLTFERTSGGKHRAPVQTAGLNDPKLVELVGPDLSAKLREDVELIQGAMPEFDPADFLSGELTPVFFGSAMNNFGVEHFLANFVDLAPPPGPVETNVGERDPDAPFAGFVFKLQANMSKQHRDRTAFMRVMSGHFERGMDVTHTRTGRKLRLSQAHTLFAQDREKVEEAYPGDIVGLVNPGVFQIGDVVSVDPKVQLPSFPRFTPETFATISLRDVGKRKAFMKGLTQLAEEGVVQVFYPTDGARDPYLGAVGPLQFEVFQARLAEEYGVEVEMHVTSYQLVRWLAGDAGSVARFARHVEDDQGRPVMLFRSRYDLDYTAEQHPEIEFLPLPRDLTRV comes from the coding sequence ATGACCACCCCAGAACTCATGAACGAGATCGCGCGTCGCCGGACGTTCGCCATCATCTCCCACCCCGACGCGGGCAAGACCACCATCACCGAGAAGCTGCTGCTGTACGGAGGCGCCATCCAGGAGGCCGGGTCCGTCACCGCCAAGGAGGGCCGCTCGCACACCAAATCCGACTGGATGAGCATCGAGCAGCAGCGCGGCATCTCGATTTCAAGCTCGGCGCTGACCTTCGAGTACGGGGGCAGGCACATCAACCTCCTCGACACGCCGGGCCACCAGGACTTCTCGGAGGACACCTACCGCACCCTCACCGCCGCCGACTCCGCCCTGATGGTCCTCGACGCGGCGCGCGGGGTGCAGACGCAGACCGAGAAACTCTTCGCCGTGTGCCGCAACCGGGGCATCCCCATCCTCACCTTCGTGAACAAGATGGACCGCCCGGCGCTCGACCCCTTCGACCTGCTCTCCCAGGTGGAGGGGACGCTCAAGATCACCGCCGTCCCGCTGACCTGGCCCATCGGCGACGGCCCCGATTTCAAGGGCGTGTACGACCTCCAGACCGGCCAGGTTCTCACCTTCGAGCGCACCTCGGGCGGCAAACACCGCGCGCCCGTGCAGACGGCGGGCCTGAACGACCCGAAGCTCGTCGAACTTGTGGGCCCCGACCTGTCCGCGAAGCTGCGGGAGGACGTGGAACTCATCCAGGGCGCGATGCCGGAGTTCGACCCCGCCGACTTCCTGTCCGGCGAACTCACCCCCGTCTTCTTCGGCTCGGCGATGAACAACTTCGGGGTGGAGCACTTCCTCGCCAACTTCGTGGACCTCGCGCCGCCGCCCGGCCCGGTGGAGACGAACGTGGGCGAGCGCGACCCGGACGCCCCTTTTGCGGGCTTCGTCTTCAAGCTCCAGGCCAACATGAGCAAGCAGCACCGCGACCGCACCGCCTTCATGCGGGTGATGAGCGGACACTTCGAGCGCGGCATGGACGTGACGCACACGCGTACGGGGCGCAAGCTGCGGCTTTCCCAGGCGCACACCCTCTTCGCCCAGGACCGCGAGAAGGTGGAGGAGGCGTACCCCGGTGACATCGTGGGCCTCGTGAACCCCGGCGTCTTCCAGATCGGCGACGTGGTGAGCGTGGACCCCAAGGTGCAACTGCCCTCCTTCCCACGCTTCACGCCGGAGACCTTCGCCACCATCAGCCTGAGGGACGTGGGCAAGCGCAAGGCGTTCATGAAGGGCCTGACCCAGCTTGCGGAAGAAGGCGTCGTGCAGGTCTTCTACCCGACGGACGGGGCGCGTGACCCCTACCTGGGCGCGGTCGGTCCCCTCCAGTTCGAGGTGTTCCAGGCCCGCCTCGCCGAGGAGTACGGGGTGGAGGTGGAGATGCACGTCACGTCCTACCAGCTCGTCCGCTGGTTGGCCGGGGACGCGGGGAGCGTGGCCCGCTTCGCCCGGCACGTGGAGGACGACCAGGGGCGCCCGGTGATGCTCTTCCGCAGCCGGTACGACCTCGACTACACCGCCGAGCAGCACCCGGAGATCGAGTTCCTGCCGCTGCCGAGGGACCTCACGCGGGTCTAG
- a CDS encoding C39 family peptidase — translation MRVLLPFLLASLLGGAQAAPSQAPAGYVLSGMPLIRQTYNACGPASITQVLGYFGINVALADVSRLTRPTERSYMTAQAIVDFAPRVGLEARLYRGGSLQTVRAAIRARVPLIALQSHVTPTQIIPHWRVVTGYDDAREQVYLMDPLLGYVLMSYADFGRVWADHQGEFAVMYPPGWRETVRKVIG, via the coding sequence GTGCGCGTCTTGCTGCCCTTTCTCCTCGCCTCCCTGCTCGGCGGCGCCCAGGCGGCCCCGTCCCAGGCTCCGGCAGGCTACGTCCTCTCCGGGATGCCCCTGATCCGCCAGACCTACAACGCCTGCGGCCCAGCGAGCATCACGCAGGTGCTGGGCTACTTCGGAATCAACGTCGCCCTCGCCGACGTGAGCCGCCTGACCCGCCCGACCGAGCGGTCCTACATGACGGCGCAGGCCATCGTGGACTTCGCGCCGAGGGTCGGCCTGGAAGCGCGGCTGTACCGGGGCGGTTCGCTCCAGACCGTGCGTGCGGCCATTCGCGCCCGCGTGCCGCTCATCGCCCTGCAATCGCACGTCACGCCGACGCAAATCATCCCCCACTGGCGGGTCGTGACCGGCTACGACGACGCCCGCGAACAGGTGTACCTGATGGACCCCCTGCTGGGCTACGTCCTGATGAGCTACGCCGACTTCGGCCGCGTGTGGGCTGACCACCAGGGGGAATTCGCCGTGATGTACCCGCCGGGGTGGAGGGAGACGGTGCGGAAGGTGATCGGTTAG
- a CDS encoding SNF2-related protein — MNLDRVPPAFFSLPAVSAALKLNVGDVAELNLNRTALGFQGSAQVRDKGQLYRSTFRLNPAGIFTGGECGCGRKGCPHLARALLSPALERELERVGGTAAPLPARAEPSPVQPDELPTPENLPDEEVPAVPLASPLRQWLTAASELTGEGPGERSPLTLKYDLSVTLRPRTARETLTLKVRRATRELERGALHALSVFPLPHALRWNRSDGDGLPRFAAPDRDVLTVLALGGESGVVGGDEAWYLGDHPLTDTLLARLLDTGRLYWNGEARPLTPGPERPTVLGWQMDAGGVQRPTLSLPPGVRVLPVSPRWYADERRVELGRVTSALPPALENAFLHVPPVPPAQAAGFAEALRGSFPALGDALPLPRPVRVRRLSAEYQPLLTLREERVTVSRRKGWRTQTEERTLGVAHLTHLYDGESLPVERQKYVDGVLYLRGRDPAAEKRSAGQVTRTGLKRLQSLQPRGDHVEHPEAANLYAFVGEAEWQRFLTTEVPKLEARGFRVEVAPSFPYRYAEVEDWYGEAGDEGGWFTLELGVVVDGERLSLIPILVSLIAERPELFTPEALATLGDDDVIAARLPDGRRLALPAGRVRAILSVLVELHLRELPEGPLKLPLLDAARLAALDEALQARWLGADRLLDLGRRLRSFRGVTEVDPPGGLRAELRPYQRQGLSWLQFLREYDLGGILADDMGLGKAQPLDAQVLTPSGWTRMGDLQVGDFVIGRNGRPTQVIGVYPQGERPISRVTLTDGASVEVDEEHLWAVNTPVRKRRGLPERVLTTKQIMSDLADAAGNLKHYVPMVEPVRFAQRDLPVDPYTLGALLGDGCLRYSVEVSSEDELVGSLALPQGVSPRLVERLSHKVSTYRLVTEGRWTPNPLKDALRALGLHGLGSREKFIPAPYLLGSVEQRLALLQGLLDTDGYAGEVVEYTSVSEALARGVVELTQSLGGTARIRRKRTSYTYLGERREGLAWRVTLKLPPHLDPFRLPEKLAAYRRPTKYPPTRGIRRIEFVGIKEAQCIAVAAPDHLYVTEGYIVTHNTLQTLAHLQTEKEEGRADRPSLVVAPTSVLGNWRAEAARFTPNLKVLTLHGPSRKEDFGRIPDHDLVLSTYPLLPRDVEALREHDFHLLVLDEAQNIKNPRSAAAKAAGALKARHRLALTGTPLENHLGELWSQFNFLTPGLLHDERTFRELYRTPIEKQGDRARQAALAARVKPFILRREKRDVASELPPKTEIPVRVTLDGDQRDLYETVRVTMLERVREELDARGLARSTVAILDALLKLRQAVTDPRLVKLETARRVRGSAKLDWLTGNLPQMVEEGRRVLIFSQFATLLGLLEDTLTGLGIGYAKLTGQTKNRAAQIERFQRGEVPVFLISLKAGGVGLNLTAADTVIHLDPWWNPAAENQATDRAYRIGQDKPVFVYKLIAAGSVEERILDLQNRKAALAQGVLDGGLTSATQLTTGDLERLFAPLEEESEA; from the coding sequence ATGAATCTGGACCGGGTGCCGCCCGCCTTCTTCAGCCTGCCCGCCGTCAGCGCGGCGCTGAAGTTGAACGTCGGGGACGTGGCCGAGCTGAACCTGAACCGCACGGCCCTCGGTTTTCAGGGGAGCGCCCAGGTCCGGGACAAGGGCCAGCTCTACCGCTCCACCTTCCGGCTGAATCCGGCGGGCATCTTCACGGGGGGCGAGTGCGGGTGCGGGCGCAAGGGCTGCCCGCACCTCGCCCGCGCCCTGCTCAGTCCGGCGCTGGAACGCGAGTTGGAGCGGGTGGGGGGGACGGCGGCCCCGCTTCCAGCGCGTGCGGAACCCAGCCCCGTCCAGCCCGACGAGCTGCCCACGCCCGAAAACCTCCCCGACGAGGAGGTCCCCGCCGTCCCCCTCGCCAGCCCGCTGCGGCAGTGGCTGACGGCGGCCTCCGAGTTGACGGGGGAGGGGCCGGGGGAGAGGAGCCCCCTCACCCTCAAGTACGACCTCAGCGTGACCCTGCGGCCCCGCACGGCGCGCGAGACATTGACGCTCAAGGTGCGGCGGGCCACCCGCGAGTTGGAACGGGGCGCCTTGCACGCCCTCTCGGTCTTTCCTCTCCCCCACGCCCTGCGCTGGAACCGGAGTGATGGGGACGGCCTGCCCCGCTTCGCCGCCCCCGACCGCGACGTGCTGACCGTCCTCGCCCTGGGCGGCGAGAGCGGCGTCGTGGGGGGTGACGAGGCATGGTATCTGGGCGACCACCCGCTCACCGACACCCTGCTCGCCCGCCTGCTGGACACGGGCCGCCTGTACTGGAACGGGGAGGCGAGACCCCTCACCCCCGGCCCCGAGCGGCCCACCGTCCTGGGCTGGCAGATGGACGCGGGCGGGGTGCAGCGGCCCACCCTCAGCCTTCCGCCCGGTGTGCGCGTGCTGCCCGTCTCGCCGCGCTGGTACGCGGACGAGCGGAGGGTGGAGCTGGGCCGCGTCACCTCCGCCCTGCCCCCGGCCCTGGAAAATGCCTTCCTGCACGTCCCGCCCGTACCGCCCGCGCAGGCGGCCGGATTCGCCGAGGCCCTGCGGGGGAGCTTCCCCGCGTTGGGAGACGCGCTGCCCCTGCCCCGGCCCGTCCGGGTGCGGCGCCTTTCCGCCGAGTACCAGCCGCTCCTGACCCTGCGCGAGGAGCGGGTGACGGTGAGCCGCCGCAAGGGCTGGCGCACCCAGACGGAGGAACGGACCCTCGGCGTCGCCCACCTCACCCACCTCTACGACGGCGAATCCCTGCCGGTCGAGCGGCAGAAGTACGTGGACGGCGTGCTGTACCTGCGCGGGCGCGATCCCGCCGCCGAGAAGCGCAGCGCGGGGCAGGTCACCCGGACTGGGCTCAAGCGCCTCCAGAGCCTCCAACCGCGCGGCGACCATGTGGAGCATCCCGAGGCCGCCAACCTCTACGCCTTCGTGGGTGAGGCCGAGTGGCAACGCTTCCTCACCACCGAGGTCCCGAAGCTGGAGGCCAGGGGCTTCCGGGTGGAGGTCGCCCCCAGCTTCCCCTATCGCTACGCCGAGGTCGAGGACTGGTATGGCGAGGCCGGGGACGAGGGCGGCTGGTTCACCCTCGAACTCGGGGTCGTGGTGGACGGCGAGCGGCTGAGCCTCATCCCCATCCTGGTCTCGCTGATCGCCGAGCGGCCGGAACTGTTCACGCCGGAAGCCCTCGCTACCTTGGGGGATGACGACGTGATCGCCGCCCGCCTCCCCGACGGGCGCCGCCTCGCCCTGCCCGCCGGACGGGTGCGGGCGATCCTTAGCGTGCTCGTCGAACTCCACCTGCGCGAGCTGCCCGAGGGCCCCCTCAAACTGCCCCTCCTCGACGCGGCCCGCCTCGCCGCGCTGGATGAGGCGTTGCAGGCCCGCTGGCTGGGGGCCGACCGCCTGCTCGACCTCGGGCGCCGCCTGCGCTCCTTCCGGGGGGTGACGGAGGTGGACCCGCCCGGGGGGCTGCGGGCCGAGCTGCGCCCCTACCAGCGCCAGGGGCTGTCGTGGCTGCAATTCCTGCGCGAGTACGACCTGGGGGGGATTCTGGCGGACGACATGGGGCTGGGGAAGGCCCAGCCGCTCGATGCTCAGGTGTTGACTCCCTCGGGCTGGACGCGGATGGGTGACCTTCAGGTCGGGGATTTCGTGATCGGGCGGAATGGGAGGCCGACGCAGGTGATCGGCGTCTACCCACAGGGCGAACGGCCCATCTCCCGTGTGACGCTGACGGACGGGGCGAGCGTGGAGGTGGACGAGGAGCATCTGTGGGCTGTTAACACTCCTGTTCGCAAGCGGCGGGGTCTGCCCGAGCGGGTGCTCACGACGAAGCAGATCATGAGTGACCTGGCGGACGCTGCCGGGAACCTCAAGCACTACGTCCCGATGGTGGAGCCCGTACGCTTCGCCCAGCGCGACCTGCCCGTCGATCCGTACACCCTGGGGGCGCTGCTGGGGGACGGTTGCTTGAGGTACAGCGTTGAAGTCTCCTCCGAGGACGAGTTGGTTGGATCGCTGGCGCTCCCGCAGGGCGTTTCCCCCCGTCTGGTTGAACGGCTGAGTCACAAGGTCAGCACCTACCGTCTGGTCACAGAGGGACGTTGGACGCCCAATCCCCTGAAAGACGCCCTCCGCGCGCTCGGGCTGCACGGCCTCGGCAGCCGTGAGAAGTTCATCCCCGCCCCCTACCTGCTGGGCAGCGTCGAGCAACGCCTCGCCCTCCTGCAAGGACTTCTGGACACGGACGGCTACGCGGGCGAGGTCGTGGAGTACACCAGCGTCTCCGAGGCCCTGGCACGTGGCGTGGTCGAATTGACGCAATCCCTGGGAGGCACGGCGCGCATCCGGCGGAAGCGGACAAGCTACACCTACCTGGGAGAGCGCCGCGAGGGTCTGGCGTGGCGCGTCACCCTCAAGCTGCCGCCGCACCTTGACCCATTCCGGCTGCCCGAGAAACTGGCCGCCTACCGCCGCCCGACCAAGTATCCGCCCACAAGAGGAATTCGCCGAATAGAGTTTGTCGGCATCAAAGAGGCGCAATGCATCGCCGTCGCCGCCCCCGATCACCTCTACGTGACGGAGGGCTACATCGTCACCCACAACACCCTTCAAACCCTCGCCCACCTCCAGACCGAGAAGGAGGAAGGACGTGCCGACCGCCCCAGCCTCGTCGTCGCGCCCACCAGCGTCCTCGGCAACTGGCGCGCGGAGGCGGCCCGCTTCACGCCGAATCTCAAGGTGCTCACCCTGCACGGCCCTAGCCGGAAAGAAGACTTTGGTCGCATCCCCGACCACGACCTCGTGCTGAGCACCTACCCCCTGCTGCCGCGCGACGTTGAGGCCCTGCGGGAACACGATTTCCACCTTCTCGTCCTCGACGAGGCGCAGAACATCAAAAATCCCAGGAGCGCCGCCGCGAAGGCCGCCGGGGCACTCAAAGCACGCCACCGCCTCGCCCTCACCGGCACGCCGCTGGAAAACCACCTCGGTGAGCTGTGGTCGCAGTTCAACTTCCTGACGCCGGGGCTGCTGCACGACGAGCGGACCTTCCGCGAGCTGTACCGCACGCCCATCGAGAAGCAGGGGGACCGGGCGCGTCAGGCTGCCCTCGCCGCCCGCGTCAAACCCTTCATCCTGCGGCGCGAGAAGCGGGACGTGGCCTCCGAACTGCCGCCCAAGACAGAAATCCCGGTGCGCGTCACCCTCGACGGCGACCAGCGCGACCTCTACGAGACGGTGCGGGTGACCATGCTCGAACGGGTGCGGGAGGAACTCGACGCCCGGGGGCTGGCCCGCTCTACCGTCGCCATCCTCGACGCGCTGTTGAAATTACGGCAGGCCGTCACCGATCCCCGGCTCGTCAAGCTGGAGACCGCCCGCCGGGTGAGGGGCAGCGCCAAGCTCGACTGGCTGACGGGGAACCTCCCCCAGATGGTCGAGGAGGGCCGCCGCGTCCTGATCTTCTCCCAGTTCGCCACGCTGCTTGGCCTGCTGGAGGACACGCTGACTGGCCTCGGCATCGGGTATGCCAAGCTGACCGGGCAGACGAAGAACCGGGCGGCGCAGATCGAGCGCTTCCAGCGGGGCGAGGTGCCCGTCTTCCTGATCAGCCTCAAGGCGGGGGGCGTGGGCTTGAACCTCACCGCCGCCGACACCGTGATTCACCTCGACCCGTGGTGGAACCCCGCCGCCGAGAACCAGGCGACCGACCGCGCCTACCGCATCGGGCAGGACAAGCCCGTCTTCGTCTACAAGCTGATCGCGGCGGGCAGCGTGGAGGAGCGCATTCTCGACCTCCAGAACAGGAAGGCGGCGCTGGCCCAAGGAGTGTTGGATGGCGGGCTGACGAGCGCGACGCAACTGACGACGGGCGATCTGGAACGACTATTTGCGCCGCTCGAGGAAGAGTCAGAAGCTTGA